The genomic stretch CAGGTATCTGGCACAGGCAGGCAAATGGGGCAGCATGATCTGCTCAGGAATCTTGCTGGCACAGGTGGAAAACAGAGCTTGTCAAACACTTCCAAGTCCTAAGAGAACAGTGATAGTGTAAGGCAAAGGAGAAAATCATTAGGGAAAGGAGATGAAAGCTATACAGGGAAAGAGGACCACTGAGGAACAATGGTtaagatagacagatagatagatagataaaaaaTTCACACATGCTGAACTCAGAGCTCTGAGGATTTTAACTAAGCACAGAACTGAAGCAGATCCTTGGCAAGATGGAATTGAATTCCAAGCCTCAAAAGAGCTTAGTCACTTCTGCGACTCCTCATCTCCCAGATGTAGTTCTGCAAGAATTCTACAACAGGAAACAGCAAGACAACCTCTCCCTTACCGAGCAGTGGGGGACAATGAAGCGATACAGCCCATCCAAGTGCAGAAATGGAAACCATCGCAGTGATTTCCCCATAAAGAGCAGTAGTgcctggagaggaagaagaaaaaaaaaaggtgagaaaaggCGACAAGAGATGTTAGCAAAAAGATaggaaacaaaaaacacagcaaaaagagaGCGAGCCTAGCAGAGGAGGTCTTGTGCAAGAAGAGAGGTTAGCACCATCAGGGGTGAGGGAAGGCAGATGCATTTACAGCAAATTGACAGAGAGGAGACGGAACTCCCTTGGGGTGGCAGGTAGGAAGTTACCTGCATAAATATACATCTGTACCCAAGGCAAAAATCATCCTCCCTTGGAAATCTGGGTCCTTAATTATCAGACAGGCTCCTTCAGAAGCCAGCTCACACCCTTATCCAACCACCCCCAAACCACCCCTCCTGCCTCACTTCTTGCTGTGTCATGCCCTCTTCTCCATGACAGTTGGTCTCCTCCAGCTCTGGTAGATTCACAGTTTTTCTGGGACGGCTCCAGAATTGAGGTCTGCCCAACCACAGCACTGTGGCCTGGAAACTgcgctgcagctcctgccctTCTCCATTTCCTTCTCCGAGTAGCTGGTAATTGCGTAACATAAGCCCTTCCTTCTGGGTAACCAAGAACAGGCGAGATACGCAGCTGTTTTTTCCTGTGCTGCTCTGGTCCCTCTGACAGCTCTCATTTCTCTCAATATCTGGCTTGGGATCGTCCAATTTCAGCACTTTTGCCTCTGGAATTTCCAGCTCAGATGCTGAGCCGCCATCATCCTTTTTCTTCAAAGAGGAGCTGTTTCTGCTCCTAGGACCCTCCTGGATTTGTACTTCAGGAGCCTGGAGAACCAGCGCATCCTCAAAGTAGAACTGCACATACACACTGAAACGAGAAGTAGTAGCAGTAACACTGCCTGCTGCTGACATGTGGCCTTCCAAACCAAGCAGCTGTGACTGCCCAGCAGGTATTCAGAAAAAGGCAGCTGCCAGGCTGGGCATATTctgaacaaaacagagaaggCAGATTTTTTGCTGATACAGATCTCCTTTCCTGTGAGTAGCAAAGGAGAGTTGCTTTGGCACTGACATACTGTGCTGATAAGCAGCTTTACTATGGTCCTAAATAACTGTAGAATTGTAGAGTGCTTTCACCCAGGCAATGAATAAAGGCACtcacctgttttttttctccctcacatGCTCTACATTTGCCAGCTGTTTCCAGGAGGGAAAATCACTCTGAAGGAATCTCTCCACTACAAGCTGGTAGGCTTCCACTTGCAAGAGAGAGCCTGCAAACACAACAGAGAAAGGAGATGAGCTAATAAAGAAgagaacataaaaacagcaagCTCAATTTCCCCATTTTAAAGTCACGAGGCCAGGCAGTGACAGTTCAGCATCTCCATACCAAATCTCCTCTTCCTTGTTTTGGAGCAGGATAGCAGAACAACAAAAGCTCAGCATGCTCAAGTTTAGCTTAGCGGGACATACCTATGAGAGCTGTATTGGCAAAGGGACTACCATCTTTATGGGATATCACACAGGGAAGTGTGCTGCTCTTGTCCTGCAGATGGAGGGAACTGCTCCTGGAGGAAACTCTCAGCACACCCAATAATACCTGCAATAGAAAAGAAGCTGCAAAGAACATCAAACAATTCCCAGCTTTGAAGGCCATAAATCAAAGAGTacataacagcagcctgaaaTCAGCCCATGAACTGCGGTgtgctgaaaagaaaagcagtgtcATCCCCTAAGAGAAATGGGCATGTATCAAGATAGAGCAAAGGAGAGCACATGTGCTAGAAAGGATGGGGACAACAGGGAGCTCTCAGGGCACAGGCAGTAAAGGGAACAAGGCACCTACCACTCGGGGCTGAAAACTTCCTGCTGAGAACATGCAGTATGACCAGGCCAGACTGCGATTCAGCTCCTGGGTGCCCATGTGCTGCACCTCTGAGGGGGACAGCAGCTGCGATGGACAGAAGTCATCCCAGCTCTTCTGTTTTGCCATGCAACACAGTTTAGACAGAGATGGGGCCTGGCATGGGGGGTCCAGAGTCCAATACTGGGTGAGGgggacaaaaaaacaaacaaacaaacaaactgatttTCTTCCCACCAAACAAACAGGAAACAGCTTGCAGAGCCCTGTCCCACCTGCTGCAGTGGACACTGGTGTCTTTTTGCTAGCATTTCATTATAAATATctcttgtttcctctctgcccGATACCATTCCTTGCAGAAGGGGGACAAGGAACTTCTCAGCAGCTCCACGGTCTTGGTGCACAGAGCTATGCAACAGTCGCCGGTGtccaaagaaacaagaaaacctgaaaaaagaGCGTTAGAGGCATTAGTAGTCCTCACTTCTTAGGTGTTTTGCACATAATTCAGGCATTCTTTCAGTTTGTGACAAGCAAATATGGGGTGCAGGAGCAGAGCTAAGAGTGCAAAAAGAAtatgaagtgattaaaaaaaggagCATTTCAGGGTGAGGTAGATTTATGTCAGGCAACCAGACAAGGAACAGGAAGATATACAGAAGTGGAGAGACTGGCAAAACCCCAAAATGCAAGTGTACAAAAGAATCCATCCAAGATAATCTCCCTCTAAGTCACACAAACAAACTTCCCTGCATTTTGGCTAAGCTTGATATGATTACTCATGTTAGGTATACTTGACTTGCTTTCACAGGATGAAGATCACAAGGCAGAATAAAATATACAGTTtgttctcattcattttttccttgcattgggTTCCTTTCAGAAGTCTAGCTCACTGTTTCTGCATGCCTGGAAGTGGCCATGCCACCAGTCAAAAAAAGCTTACTAATAGAAGGTGAAGTCAAATAAAAAGAGATAGTAACTAATTCACTGGAACAATTTTGAAGCAACAGAAGGACTTGGCAATCACACTGCAAGTAACTGAAAAGGCTAATAGAAAAAATGAAACTTGTAGCTAGCACTCATTCCAGAGGCAGAATTGAAGCTGTTTTATTAGAGAGTGTAGTAAACACTTCATGATGCCAGTAAAGCATATGAAGACAGTGCATTCTATAAAATGCTATTAATTGACTGCCTGAGATTAAATGTGTACCTGTTTCTAAGCTCTGAGGCAGTGGTTACAGTGATCAACCATAACTATACCAGAACACACAAATATTTTCACTAACAGAACCTAGAAGTAAACTTAGTGACTGGCCTAGTGCTGTAGTGCAAACAGACAGCGCAGCCATTGGGGAGAGTGAGTTCTTCAGCAGAAAGTCACCTGGAAGGCTCAGGGATAAGCATGCACAGGAAAACTTGCTAGGATAGAGGTTCTCAAACAGATGCTTACACTACTGACAATATTCAGAACATCTCAAGACAacatgcagagctgctgctgctgctcagaccTGGCTCCTCACAAAAGCCAGTACCCACAGGTCTCTGTATCAGCTGCGATCTGACTGAAACAGCAGTTTCCAGCTCCAGCCACAGTGCTCACCTTGATTTGCCAGGCAAACCAGGTTGGAAGGTGCACATCCCTACAGGGCTTCCATATTTCAAGACAAAAGTTCTCAGGCAGGAGTATGTGAGCACATGTGCTGGGGCACTGCAGCTTCCAGAGAACAGTGGGCTTACTGCATGTGCACTTGAAAAACATACAGGATTTCCTGATAAGAGCAATTGCAAGGTACAAGTGACTGGACTACCAGAGGATGGGAAATCCAGATGTATGTTAAGCTTATGCTAGTAAGCCAGAAGCAATTGCTGCTGCCACTGGTAGTATTCAAGCACAGCAGCTTTATGAACACCCGGTCTAGAGGTGCCCAGACAGCCTACAAAACATATTTCCTCATAGCCTGGCTTAAGAAGGACTGTCCTCACCTCTCCTCGAATGTCTCCAGGAGGCTCACCAGCCAGAGGTAGAGTGGCATGCCAAGATTATAGCGGAAGAGCAGCTGTAAGTAGAGATTTCCTGAAGATACAGTTGGCTGGTAGAAGGTGCTGAGCCTTGAAAAACTCTTCAGCACAACAGTGCTGTTCAGGCAAGCACCAAGTACAATGAAACGGAAGGATACCAGAGGTTTCTGTAGGAGGTGGACATCGATGAGCTATGAAACACAGACATACAACTTAACAGAGAGGAGATGCCTGCTCTGCCACCATTCCCCAAAACTATCACTCCACACCAAACGCTTTGGCTCTCTATTGGATTAATGATAAGCCCAACGGGTCTTGAAAGATCTGCCATTGTTTATGGAGGAATCCTATAATTATCATTTCAACTCCTATGGCCAAGCCCAGACAGTCAGATCCCCGGTTTTGTGCTAGGCACTTGCTGACAAAGACTTAACATTCCTGTTAAATATATTCCCACATACTTGCGTCCCCagggcctggggtgggggggattcttatttactGAAGGCTTTATTTCTCATCAGTCTCAAACTTTACCTTCACACATGCTCCTGGTCGGAGTCCATGTGCAGAGTTCAACAACTGCTGGTAAGCAAGGCACAAGCACACTTTGTTATCTAGTTCAAAGAGACCAGCTTGGGCATTGAGTATTTTGGTGACGGTCccctaaataaaaagcaaacagttaAACTACTAACAATCAGCGATCAAGCAGCAAAGTTAAGGGAGTGTACAGAGTCCTAGAATATAAGAGATTCAACGGCCTGAGTCACAGGGAAATATATCTATCTGCAAGGCAAAGGAGACCTTGCAGATCAGGAGCTGAAGCCCCAAGAGCATGAGTGGGTAAAGGCTAATGTTACAAATTCTTACCACATATGAGATGATCTTGGACTCTTTGGTTGATCCTGGCCTTTCCTGTTCAACCCCCAGCTCTGAGGAGTCACTGAACTGCACAGAGGCCTCAGGGAAAGCAGACTGAGGGGATTTGCCTTGCCAAGCACTGTCCAGGGGCTGCTCTTTCACCTGCTTGGCGCAGTAGGGCAGGAGGCATGAAGAGACACCAGTGACAAACACCCTTTGCCCAGATTTCTTCAGACTGGACATACTCAGGCCTGTTATTATGTACCTGTGGCCCAGCTGGAAGACATGGTGCCATGCCAGTTGGTTGGGTTTCTAGAGCAGAGAAACCAAAAACAACATGATCATctcctgcactgaaaaaaaatttttcctcAGGCCCTGATAACTCAATCCAAAATCTTTTCTGCCATGACGACTGCATCACGCTCTACCATAAGTGGGAAATCTGCAAACTATTCAGGGGCACTGAGACTGCAGGGGGGAGGAGGTCTGTATTTCTGCATGGCATATCACCAGACTTCTTACGCACAAGGACTGTTGTAGGccacatggaagaaaaaaatagcgTCAATAGTAAACAATGAATAAACCAAACTGGGAAGTCAAGGGCAAGCCTCAATGAATGGATTAACCAGCATCTACACAGACACAGCTGGTAAATCTGCGGGCAAAGTTCCAAGAACTTACCTGTACCAGCACTGGGACCCCGACAGCTGAAACGAAGCacttcagaaacagaaagaagaatgTCTTGTGGTGAATACAAAGGAGAGGGCTGAGTTTGGCCAGCTCACCTGCCACACTGAGCTTTGATCTTTTCTTACATGGAATCCTAGAGGGAAATTGAGGAAGCAAACAAAATCAGAGGTGAAAGAAGAACTCAAAAGTATGCCAAAAGCAAAGTATGCAAATATGCAACATGCATGTTCTAGAAATAAAGGATCCAACAAAGTAATAAAAAGCACCTCTCTCAGAGAGGCATGATGTTTCCAAAACAATTCTTGGCTACAAAATGATAACCTTAATTTTTATATACTAAATCccttagatatttttaaaaccctTAATATTTGAAGACAGCAAGATTGAGTTGAACAAATTCACGTGTTCCAAGACAATGGCCAAATTATGAAAAGCTTTAGCACAAATGAGAAGCTGATTATAGTTCAAAAGGAAGTAAAATAAGTCACGAGCAATTCTTCAGCAGAAAACAGAACTTGATATTGTAGATCCATGCAGCGTGACACTGTGGAAGCTCTACGCCTAGAAACAAAAGTGGCCTGAAAGCAACAATGGTGTATTCCTGACAAACTCGGCACAGGGTGAAAGAGCAGCAAAACTTAAAGCagatggggaggaggggaaggagagggagggaatgCTTTTCTTCAGTCATTTCTATTTGTCACATCTTCATTTCAACTCCTACTGGACTTAAATATAAGCATCCTGCTTATTCTAAACAAACAGATATTCTTGATTCTCAGACATAAAAACAATTATGTAactttatgactttttttaaagagatactAAAACCTCAACACACACAAGTACCAGGAACAACATTAAAGATGTTATCAGTCAAGTCATTAAAGGATCACCTCAACCAGCCAGATACGTATCTTAGTAACATATAGTGCATCTGTACATGGTTGCAACCACTGCATTTAAATTGCATGATACTTGCCATTGTACAATTCAAACTTCAATTATGCAAAATTCTTACAATCTTTTCTCTGATAAGTTTTCAATTTCTACTGCTTGCAGTGTTTCTTTTTGTACTGAACAGAGCAAGTGATGCCCGAGGAAGCTGGACACATCACACATACAAAAAGAACAACCAAGCAGAGTAATAGAACCTAAACATGTCAGCTTTGATTTTGTTTACCCTGCAGTAATTGTGGTTCTTCAAACTGTTAAAGCTACTATAGACTCCTCTGTTGATGGGCATACACTCACATGCACAAAGCCGCACGATTCTGACTAAACATACATTGGGGTTGCACACAGGCCCTATGTTTCCTCATACTTTTATACAAGGGCAAAGAGGGTGAGACTGCTTTAGTATCTTTCAGTTCCTGGTACTGACAGCAAATAGAGCGCTAATCTCCTAACCTGCCATCATAGTTTTCTGTCATGTCAAGAAGGTACTGTTTAACCAAGGTGAGGGGCTCTATATTATGCCTATGTAGTTCTCAAGTGATGGCCTTCTTCCAGCACAGGCTAAAGATGGCAGCAACCTGTCAAGGTGTGGCTAAAGGTTCAGTTGTATCTGCCAGCTGATCACAGGCAGAGATAAAAATTAAAAGCTCATGTTTGTGATTAGAGTTTGCTCTGCTAATAGGATAGAAATCACAACAAAAATACATCTAGGTGGTCAAAGAAGTTCAGCGTCAATAAGAGGGCATCGCACATTCTTTTACCTAATTTCTCTCCAGGTGTCAAAGGTGGTTAGGTAAAAAAATCATAGCCTAAGAACTTGTGCTGCAGAGACAAAAACCTTAACCATAAGGTACCAGACAATGAGTAAGAATACCACAAATTTCAAAACCACAGCATTGGTGTTCTATGTTTAGGATGAATCTTTAATAGACAGGTAAACGAGAAGACTGTCAATATTGCTACATGAGAAGTCGAAACCTGTTTTACTCCGCTGAAACATGCCTCAATCTATAACATGGATTTTGAGATACTGCAATACAGAGCAGAATCAAGGTCAGGTGCAGCTTGAAGATGTGAAGCTGAGTCCAAATCATGCAAACTTGTCCATATGAAAACATTTCTACTTAAAGACTATTTTTGCCTGTCAGATTTAAGAAACTCTCTTATCAAGAATCTGTCATTAATTGCTGCTTCTTAGCACTGCCCTGTCAGTGTTACTGTGACTAGGATTTCCTCTCAAGTAGGCAGAGATCCTCTaagctttgtttttcagaataGGGGTGAACATACAAAATTCTCTTCTAACTCTGCAGCAACCAGAGAGCTGAAGCAACTACTCAGTGCATAGGCTCTTTAAACTAACTAGTATCTGTTACATCCATCTTGCAACAGATTTCTCCCACCACACAGGGAAGGGTTTATATGCAACTTCAGGTCTGCCATTTTAGAAAACCATTTACAGGGGGTTTACTACAGCTGGGGCACAGTTAGTGGGGAGAAGTGGCTGCACAGAGAAGTGCTGCTACCAAAACTCAGTACCAATGGGTCATGTCTATTTAGCAATCTGACTGTGAAGATGGGGCACACACATCCATTCAGCAGAACATACATGGTCACTAAGCAGCAACACAAGTTGTATTTTCActattgtaaaaaaataaataaattagggTTTAGATAATGATGCAAATATTTATTATGTAAAAAATTTGATTTCACTTAACTCAGGCGTACAGACACGTTGCTACAACAGAGCACAGCTAAAACTAACGTGGACAATTGGTCAGATATCAGGGACAGGCAGAGGAACTTTAATTTAACAAGAGCCTAACAGCGAAcactaaaataagaaaatagtttCCTTGTTTAGAAAAATCTGTCGAGCCAAACCAAATAGTTACATTTAAAGTAAGTTTCTCAAAAGCAGATAAAcccagttaaaacaaaaaaaaacctaaagCAGCCCGACTAATGAGTTTTTAGAGTTATCAACTTACAGTAAGAGTTCTTTGCTTGAGAAGATAATACTTTATCTAGCACAACCTGAAATTATGAACTTGAATATGATTTGCAATTCCATTGACTACACTTTGACATACTGTAAGTATTATCTGGATTAAAAACAAGTTACTCTATCAGGATCTTTATCTTAGCAATCTAATTAGAATTTGACCAGTGGTTTATACTAATTTCATATTAGAATCTAGAATTACTTCTCAATAATACTTTTGGTTTGCTGTAGGTTCAAAAAATTAAGTTGTGCTAATTAAAATAGTGAATGTCAGCTTAAATGAAAGTTCTTCTGAATGAtaaatttgttttcatcttttctatATTATCAAAATAAACCAGAAGATAATCTACAAATTATTTGATTGTGTTAAGATACAGAATAAAAACTTCCAACAAACTCCTGGAAAACACAGCTGATTACTGAAAAGTGGCTTTATTGTGTAACTTATTTCCACCATTCACCCTTTCGCTTCCAGCTTTGGCAGAAACATAATTTGGCTCTTCCTAAGCCAAGCGCTCCTCATGATGTTAGCAAGTAAGCCTGCCAAacgacagcagcagcactgcgaCACAGTTAAGTGAACTACGTGTTTACCTGGAGGCAAGCAGtggctcagctgctgctgggtaGATGACAGGAATGGTGTCTAGTACTTTCTTTGGGAGGGCATTTACTGGTACTGGATCCACCAGGATTTCCACATACCCCTTGGCACCCTGGTCAGTTTGTGGTACATATGCCCAGCTTGGGAAGAGGAACAGCGACTCCAGCCACTCAAGTTCAAAATGCAGGATCTAAGACAAAGGATAAAGGGTACCGCAGTTTGAGATGAGCTACAGTACATTTTCTCACTGCTACCTACAGTGTTAATCTACTATTATCTACAAAGTTAATCTGCTCTTCCATGCACATCATGAGCTCTTGTTCTACTGCTGGGATTCATTACTGAATGAGAACAGTGTTTTCTGCCCACTCCCCTACTTTGCAAGAAATTCTGTGCTTCCAGACGCAAATCTGGAACAGATTTGCTGAGCTCTAGGGCTAGCATTTCCTGAGTTCCAGTCTCTCCCTCACAGCAAGGTGAGAATTAATTCACTGCAGGGCTTAGTTATTTCCAGACCATTTTTCCGATCTTCTcacctgctttctcttctctgtgttTTCAGTTTGACGCTCATCCCAGTGTAACTAACACACTCGCACCTAATCTTCAGCTCTTTGGTAAGCACAATCTTGCCGCTCTTCCATCATCATTCTATGGTCTATGGTTCATGATGCATGGCCTCTTATTTAGACTCCCCTTATTATGACCTTAAGAAGGCTTTCACACTGTCactcaagcttttctttcctgaaaatatGTCATCAATGTGTCACCGAATGCCCAGTATAACTCCCCAGAAAGTTATTTCTTCTCCACTGGTTGAAATTCAACAGAGGATATCGCTATCATCTCCAGGTCTCCCAGGCCATCTCATACTGTTGAGAATTTAACAGAACTGGACGTTAGGCTTCCTTATCTCTTTTCCCCAAGCAAGTATATTCAATATTTGTACTCCTACCAATGACAAATTTGACATGGTCTATCCTCTCCCCAGAACGTGAGCTTGTTGTTTTCTCACCTATAACACAAATGTGTTCTCTCACTAACTACAGTCTTTGGCAGACCATCTGAAGCCCCTGGTGGTCTGTGACACTTCCCCAGATGTGGAAATAAACACATAATCCATCACACTGAGGACATACCTCACAGGGAATTATCCCAGTATTGTCTTTCACATATAGGCAACCATCTACcaacttctctttctcctcttgccTTCCATCTGTTAAATAGCCAACCAAGATCAGATAAGCCCGTGGCAAAGAGCTCTGCATGGGTAAAGCACCTTGTCCTTGACGAGCCCATTCCTTAAATTCATTAGTGCTCCAGGTCAGGTGGCTGCAGCATGGCGTGCTCTGTTGATGCAGTAGGTCAGAGACAGAggtgaaactggaaaaaaaagaaaagtaaagacaTAAAATGATGCAGGAGAAACCCAGCCTGCAGTTTGAGGATTACAGTGATCATTGCAGTGGCCCAGAGCCTGGCTAAGCCAGAGGAACCTTAGCTATTGGTACGGTCCGATGATACAACACGGCAAGAAGCAACCCATTCACTTGCATTTGTTAAGGATCTCTCTCAGCTCAGTCAGCATGTCTGTTCTGCTTGAGcatcatctctgaaaacagaTACCCTTTTATACTACAGTCACCTGGTTAGGCATGCAGAagacttgaggaaaaaaacaaaataagtgagggctaacaaacagaaaatgttttcaagtaTGTGTGAGGGTAGATGCGAGGGAGAACAGTTATCAGTTCAGGCATTTTTAGCTTGAATGGGAGACGCCATGAGAAAATCCCAGCTCAAGGCAGTCTACTTGTCAGCAAGGAACACTGGTAAATACAGGCTGTTTCCATCATTAGGTGCTATGAAGTGCTATCAAGCTAGCAATCTTAGGCTGTGCCTTCACTTCCAAGAACACATTCAGGCTAGCCCCTTGAAACTTTAGGCTTACcctcttgtttttttgttgttgtttgtttgttttctgaagggGTTTTAACACTAAATATCAACTACAGATGAAGCTGTTCCCAGTTTAAGCATCTGCTATGCTTAAACTGACAAAGGTACTGAATAAGGGAGAACAAGACAGCATCCTCACTAGATTCGCATCCTCTTCAGTGTTTATGATTATGGTAGCATTCATCATCACTCTTTACATCTTAGCTGACTACACTAGAGTTAACAAAAGCCCTCTGTCCATGCTAACCATCAACACTGACAGAGCTAATGCAAACTGGTCTCCAGCTAGTAATTTCAGTACTTGTTTCCAGTGAGGTTAACTGATAATTTTAGGTTGTGAAACTAGCTCTACTCACAACACCCACTTGCTCAATAGTGGGAGATAATCAAATTCAAATAAGATGAAATTGAGGAGTTTCACTTCATTAGTCAGTTATCAAAGGTTCAAAGCCAGAATCTTGCCTAGATGAGTGATGGGCCTGAATCAGCTACAGCTACAAATAATATTTACATAACAAATTAATCAGAAGAGATAAACACATGCAGATTATATTGTGTATTGGACAGGAACCCAAACAGAAGGACCAGCTGAAAAGGATAGAGGCAAACCACTCCATCCTGAAGGACATTAGAGATAGAACACCACCGGGAATAATGCTGATATCTGCAAGCAGGGTACAGTGCTGCTCACATTTTCTTTACATATGTTGATTGCTTCTTGGGACAGACTAAAACTACAACAGTACACTGAATCCTGGTTATCATGTACAGAGATACTGGTCCCTCTTCTGGTGCTACAGAGTTTGCTGGTTAGCTGCAGACAGAATATCCTTACAAGCAAACAGCCTACCGGCCTCATACAAGATAAATATCAACTTCCTTTAACTCTTTTCTATGAATTGCCCTGAATAAAAACGAAACACTGGTTTTATCATCATAATATATAGTCTACACAAAAAATATGGCTACGAGATAACATCAGTTTAGCTAGTGTGGAAGATCTACCATGTATGTTTATGGATTATTAGTTTAAACTTAAAGGCTCCAAGTCCCTAACCAGTTCTAGTTGACTTTGTCCCAATACCAGCTGTGCCAGGGGTTTTAGCAGACTGTAAGTGCCTCACTGTAAGCTGGAGCAAGAGAGGAATCGATATAGGGGAGCCAGACCTTCCATCCTGGATCCCTCTCAGCAAGCTGCATCTTCTTCACGACAGTAAGCACTCAAAAACCTTTCACCAGCTAAAGCAAGGACGATGCTATCCTAGATTCTCCCTCCGTGAAAGCACACGCCCGAGGGCAAAGCTTGGCCGGCTAACAGCCTAGGAGACCGGGCACAGAGAGGAGTCTCCTGCAGGATCCCGGTGGCAAGGCGCCGTGCAGCGCCGCAGCTGGCCCCGAGCGAGGTGCCCCACTTTGGTTGCACACCCTGCCAGCCGCAGACCGGCAGAACCGGCGCCTCAGCGCACCGCAAGCGCGCCCAGGGGCGCCCCGACGCCCAGCGAGTGCGTGCGGTTACCCGTCTCCAACGGCAGCCCCTCCCCCCCATCCGGGGCAGGCAGCGCACGGGGGAAGGAGCGCCCTCCTGCCCGTCGGGCCGCTGCCAGCGCTCGTGGGGGGCTCGCGGGCGGGCTCCCCGCGGATGGGCCCTCGGCGGGGGAGTTTGCGTGGGGGCcggttaccccccccccccccgcgcaacCGGCCAGTGTGGGgggggcgccgcgcatgcgcaAGGCACTCGCGCCCTCGCGCGCCGCGGTCGCAGGGAgccttctctccctccccgcgGTCACCTGTAGCCGAGCGGTAagtccccgccgcccgcggcccgcaGACACCGCAGCACCGCGTCcaccggcgccggcgccgccccgccagGCCCCTCGCGGGCAGGGAGCGCTCGGCGGGCGAAGGCCTGGGCCGCCTGCAGCCACCGCTGCTCCTagggagaagcagagaagacAGGACTCAGCGCCGCATCCCACGAGGCGGAGAGGGCCCGGAGCCCGCCCGGGTCACTCACCGCCGCGCTGGGCTCCGCCATGGCAGCGCCAGGACAGGCCGCTCGGCTCACGGCATTGCCGTGGCAACGCGGCGGCGGAGCCTGGCCAACCCGCTAGCGCGACGCAGCGGGCCTTAGTCTCCGCCCCCTCTCGTCCCTCCGGCCAatcggcgccgccgcccccgtgcggccctcccctccctccctctcgcgCGCGGGGGCCGCGTCACTGCTCGACGCCCCGGTGAGTGGGGGCCACGGCGCCGCCTCCGTTTTCGCCCGGTCTCAACCGTtagggccgggcgcggcgggccaGTGCGGAGGGCAGatatgggggtcctgggg from Dromaius novaehollandiae isolate bDroNov1 chromosome 1, bDroNov1.hap1, whole genome shotgun sequence encodes the following:
- the CTC1 gene encoding CST complex subunit CTC1 isoform X1; amino-acid sequence: MAEPSAAEQRWLQAAQAFARRALPAREGPGGAAPAPVDAVLRCLRAAGGGDLPLGYSFTSVSDLLHQQSTPCCSHLTWSTNEFKEWARQGQGALPMQSSLPRAYLILVGYLTDGRQEEKEKLVDGCLYVKDNTGIIPCEILHFELEWLESLFLFPSWAYVPQTDQGAKGYVEILVDPVPVNALPKKVLDTIPVIYPAAAEPLLASRIPCKKRSKLSVAGELAKLSPLLCIHHKTFFFLFLKCFVSAVGVPVLVQKPNQLAWHHVFQLGHRYIITGLSMSSLKKSGQRVFVTGVSSCLLPYCAKQVKEQPLDSAWQGKSPQSAFPEASVQFSDSSELGVEQERPGSTKESKIISYVGTVTKILNAQAGLFELDNKVCLCLAYQQLLNSAHGLRPGACVKLIDVHLLQKPLVSFRFIVLGACLNSTVVLKSFSRLSTFYQPTVSSGNLYLQLLFRYNLGMPLYLWLVSLLETFEERFSCFFGHRRLLHSSVHQDRGAAEKFLVPLLQGMVSGREETRDIYNEMLAKRHQCPLQQYWTLDPPCQAPSLSKLCCMAKQKSWDDFCPSQLLSPSEVQHMGTQELNRSLAWSYCMFSAGSFQPRVVLLGVLRVSSRSSSLHLQDKSSTLPCVISHKDGSPFANTALIGSLLQVEAYQLVVERFLQSDFPSWKQLANVEHVREKKNSVYVQFYFEDALVLQAPEVQIQEGPRSRNSSSLKKKDDGGSASELEIPEAKVLKLDDPKPDIERNESCQRDQSSTGKNSCVSRLFLVTQKEGLMLRNYQLLGEGNGEGQELQRSFQATVLWLGRPQFWSRPRKTVNLPELEETNCHGEEGMTQQEALLLFMGKSLRWFPFLHLDGLYRFIVPHCSDLEVFDKLCFPPVPARFLSRSCCPICLPVPDTWHLQHETWISCLTERQLAAGSVLTGMEQRISSIPEVLSNRFTGSLVSFPGEIVERTLCASPKNEKPSMSLSLLQQKGSLLATDHSVKLSVSVAPSSPVVLDVYIAATYLQHLWGLLPGAKVLFQNLERKISRFHNVYCTYIASSCISIMSLPASRLPLLSSPAGEASSSSLVFLSNLQLHLQNMPQARILCHLSCVLTLSVQWVCSLCNSIFKEGKCTRHNPPCPSHIGVRQASARVLVEDGTGEALVLCRNQHVAAVLGLSLLEWEAVQNCVQSRGSVSIQHGEATGTGCVEEPEDLLACYLRSLCRSPLICRPILLDFSLDRKPSKIPQPAPLQLRNFRCGEAEFVSQVQPRPSLLCLNVEEVEQKALCCLNSERIRRTSSHC